From the Priestia aryabhattai genome, the window CAAGTCTCAAAATGTGGATCCAGGTCATCAGTTAATGGTATTAAAAGCAGGAGGAAAGCTTGATGAATATGCACTAAAAGCTGAGCCGGCAGAAGTCGTAAATATGTTTTTAACAGGATTAAAGCAAGATGACGAGGCCTTGATGCAGCCGGTTTTACGCGTGAAGCAAGAGCATAAGTTATGGGAAAAACTGCATAGTATCTCCACTATTTATTATAAAACGGACTTATTTTATGCAAAAAAATATAAAACAAAAGAGAAAATCGCCGTAGATTGCCTTATTTATTACGAAAATAAAGGGGCTCAAAAGACAACGATGGTCTTTACTTTAAAAAGAAATCCATTAACAAACGGGTGGGAAATTTCTTCTCTTAAATTGTAATGACTGATTATTTCTTAAAAAACACATCTGACAGAAAACAGATGTGTTTTTAAGCATTTGTTTAGCTCTTTAGCCCTTCACAATGTTATAGTGTAAAAACGTGCTTACATACGATAGAAAAGAATAAAAAAGGGTATAAGTAATAATATTACTCTTTCTACAAAGAACTCTACAGCACGAAAGGAGAGGGTGTTTATTTTTTCATATTGGTTTAGCCGCTTAGTTGCTGCAGATCCTGGACGAAAAAGGCTCAAAACGGCTTCTAAAGCTACGATTAGCGTAATTACAGCGGTAGTTATTATGCTTATTGTATTAAAAGCAGCGGGAAGCCCACAAATTACCGCTGCTATTTTATCGGGCGTAATTGGCCTGATGGGTATATTGGTTGTGAATGACGAAACAACGAAAGCAAAAAAAGTTACCACAGGCTTAGTAGCACTTTCTAGCGCCGTTTCTCTCGGAATTGGTTCGTTTCTATCACGATATGGACAAGCAGAAAATATCTTTCTCGTTCTGTTAGTGTTTTTGTCTTTTTATTTACAGAAATATGGTATTCGCTACTTCTCCCTGTCGATGGTGGCATTTATGTCGTTTTATTTTGCTTCTATTTTACATGTCACATTTTCTCAGCTGCCGTGGCTGTTAGCTGGAGTTGTAGTAGGAGCTTGCTGTGCATTTATCTATAATTTTGTCATCTTTAAAGACCGACCTGCCAATGTGCTGAGGTCTTCAATGAAATCATTTCATATTCAAGTGAATTTGGTGCTTGATTTAATTATTGAGTTAATTCAAAAGAAACAAATTGAACCGGCTCAAATTAAACAATATAACCGTAATATTAAAAAACTAGCGGAGTATGCCCGTGTAGCATCAGAAGAGCTTGGAAATACAGATCCTCACGACATATGGCCTGGCGTAACAGCTGAACAGATGCGCCTTTATGTATTTGACACAGTTATGCTGCTGCAGACATATTCCCCGGCGATTCGAAAGCTCAGTGAATTAAAGGCATTTAATCATTTTGATATTCAGCAGCTGCTGTTAAAGCTAGTGGAATCGATTCGCGAAGCTGAGGTATTAAATGAAAACCCTACTCATTCCTTAACAGATGCAGCGCAGCATCTGCAAGAGCTGCGCCAAAAATTAAGTGAACTCGAACCTCAAGACAAAAGGTATAAGGATTGGCTTTACTTAATCCGCCGTATCGAAACGATATCAAATCACGTGATTGATGAAGCGTATGAGCTGCAGCAAGCAATTGTGAAACAAGAAAAACAGCCCCAAAAAGAAGCGGAAGAAAAAGAAGACGAAGAGGATAATGATGAAGAAAAAGGATTAAAACCATCTACGAAAAAGTCTATTCAAGCGGTCATCACTGCTGTTGCGACGCTAGTATTTGGCTCTTTCTTATCTCCATCGCACCAATATTGGGCGCTCTTAGCAGGCTACTTAGTGCTTCTTGGTACAGAGACAATAGGAAGTACGTTTGTAAAAGCTGTACAGCGAAGTGTAGGAACGCTTTTAGGAGCAGCTGTTGGCTTTGTTGTAGCAAGCTTTGTCTCACCCGGAATACTTGAAGTAACGCTGCTCTTTATCTGTGTGTTTATGGCTTTTTATTTCTTTCCTATTACGTATTCGTTTATGAGCTTTTGGATTACCATGATGCTAGCCTTTATGTATGACATACTTCTTGGCGGAATTTCAGAGAGTTTATTGCTGGCTCGCGTGTTAGATACAGTCGTAGGAGTTGGAATTGGTTTAGCCGTGTCTGCTCTTGTATTTCCTAAAAGAACAAGAGATAAAATAACCGACACCTCAGTAGAATACGTAGCGGCTTTAAAAGAATTTGTGCAAATTTATTTGCACCGGTTTACAAATCAGTATGCGTTTGCCAATTTAGCTGATAAAGGAATGGAATTAGAAAAAAAGCTAAAACAGCTTCATGTCGATTCAGATCCTATTATCAAGGGTTTTGTCGGCCGTTCACGTCTTCAGCAATTTTTGACCGTCTTTACCGCCATTAATTATTATGCCAAGCATTTGGTGGCATCTTCTACTAGAAACGAGGCTTTTTATAAGGAAGTAGAATTTCATGGCGTAGTAAAGGAAGTGGAAGAGAAAGTGGCAAGTAATTTCACTCAGCTTGAAAAAGCTTTACGAGGAGAAAGAGGAACCTATGTATACACGCTTGAAGATGTAAGACAAAAGATTGAACAATCTTTAGATTATTTTGATACGTCCGTTCAATCAAGAAACTTACAGCATTTGCAGTTGCTCCACAATATTTATTACGTATGGAAAATCAATCAATCGGTTGTTCACTTAGCCAAAGAGCTAGGAGCAGAAGAGATAAGTAGTGAAGACTAAAAAACCAGCGAATATTTCGCTGGTTTTTTAGTCTGACGAATAAGGAGACGTATCTTTTCTAATCGTTCTCCACGTTGTTTTAAGACCCGCATAACTGCCAATAGCCGCATATCCATAAAAGTAGCCCATAAACAATCCGGCAATAATATGATGGGGATGACTAATAAATACTGAAAAGAGCACGCCGACAGCTAAAGCAATAGTCGGCACATATTGTTTTTTAGGATGAAAAAGCCATTTTATCAGCTGTGTAACGATTAATACGATAGGAACACCAATAACCGCGTCCCAAAAATTTGTATGAATTGTAGGGAAATCCATGGTCAAGCACCTCGTTAAATGTGTTAGATGTAAGGTTATCTAGGTTTCTTACCTTAGAACACCTCAATTAGTTATGAGGGGTTCCAGGGGGATAATAATAAGGAGGAATTTTAAGCCATCCTTTTTGCTGCATTAGAATTTTCACTTTTGATCCCAATATGACTTTTTCAGTGTGGAATTTCAACCACATTAATCCAATATCGGTTCTGATAGATTGTCCCATATTCGTGCTGCACATTACGATATTAGAGGCAATTTTTACAGATATTAAGTTAGCGATTTCAGAATCCGTGGCTTTTGCTCCTAATGGAATACTGTTAGGGTCGGATTTCGGCTTGGTAGCCGGTATTTCAGGAAGTGGAATTCCTTCTTTAATCATTAATTTTTTTAGTGTATCAATTTGAGATTCAGCCAGGGTTTTTGAGTCTTGAGTAAGCTTAAGTAGTTCACTGTTGGATGTTGTATTAAGACAAGTCTCTAAGGCAGGTATCTCTTCCGCTAAAGCAGTGAAATACAACCAACATCCCATAGTCTCACCGATGTGTGGGCGAGGGGGCGTATCATCTGTAGAAGAGTTCTTTATAAAATCTATTAGTGTCTCAATGACATTAATCATAACTTTTCACCCTTTGTATGTAGTTTATGCATCTTCATTATTACCGTCAGTAGAAAATGATAAACACAACTAAGGAATGTTACATATAAAATTGATTATTATGAGTGGAATGAAAAGTATCCCACGTAGCAATTTATAATGGTGAGAGTACATTTACTGTCACCACATCTAAAAGTATAAAAACTGTTGAAATGCGTGATAAATATGTTGGTGCTAGCAGATAAAGTAAATAGAAAAAAATCTCCTTGTTCCTTAAGGAGATTTTTTTATCTCAAGTATTATATAGTTTTTCTTCGGTGCTCTCTGCATAAAGAAGTTAGTTCTTCTGACCAATATTTATAATCAAATACCGTTATATTTTTGCTAGGCATAAAAACATTTAACAGCCAATTAACCCTCAATCTATCTCTGACGCCTATCGTTTTATCATTTTTACAACAACCTCCATCACAAGGTCTATCGTGGATCTTATAAGGAATATTTTTAACGACTAATCCATCTTTTACACGTTTTGTGTATTCAATTCCTATGATCAAATATATCACTCCTCGCAGTAACTCTTATCTTCATAATCATATGTATGGATGACTTTTTTAATTATATGCATTTCATTTTTTTAATCGCTCATCAACAAATTAAAACAGCATATAAAAAAGGCAGCCAATAAAAATTGACTACTCATCTCTGTAATATAAATGAGGATAGGGAAAGTATTCTTTAATGAAAGGGTAAGAAGGGAGGAAGACAAAAATAAAAAAGCCCTGCTGTAGGGCTTTTAGATCAAGCAACTTTTGATGCAACGACGATTACTTTACCGTGATCTAATTCTTCTTCATAGCGTTCAGCTTCCGGCTGTGATAATCCTAATGAACGCATTTTGGCACGAAGCTCGTCTCCTCTAGAACGAAATACATTCGCAATTGCATCAAAAACACCTTGTTCAGAAAGGCCGATGTTGTTTGTATTTGTTGCAGCTGTTAAATCCTCGGAGCGATCTTGATGGTGTGCAAGTAAATAAACTTCGTCTTTTGTAAATCCTTCACGCAAAAATTGTTCGATTGTATCTTTTGCCTGTACGCCATTTTCAACTACTTTTACATTTACCATTTCAAAAAACCTCCTTGTATGATAGACAACTTTCTAGAATACGTTTAGTAATGAAGAAAAGTTTAATTAACTTGTCTCCTTGCTTTGTGTATACACGTTATTGGAAGTGATAAAACCTATTTCATGAAATTGAGTGAAAAAATCTAACATAGAAGAAGAGGGAAAAGCGCTGTTATTTTTGAGGGGAATCTGGTGAATAATAAGCAGGATAATGCTTTAGCGCGCCTAGCTTTTACCTTGCAGAGTTCTTTTTCTGTATAAAATTTAAGCCACAGACGTACGCACATTTTTTGAAAAATTTCTCAACACAGGACAGGCACCCGTGCACATTTCTTTCTTTTTCATATACTGATAGGGACAAAGAAAGAAGGAGATGATAGCAGAATGGGATGTTGTAAAAAGAAATGCCACAAGTGTGAGGACCATCATCACAGCAAATGCTCTTGCAAGAAAAAATGCCATAAATGTGACGACTATGGTCACAGCAAATGTTCCTGTAAGAAAAAATGCCACAAATGGGATGACTGTGATCCATGTCATGAGAAAAAACATCATTGTAAAGACCGCTGTGACAATGATTACCGCATTATTGTTTTTTAATGCTAAAGTAAGAATTCCGCGTTTATTTTCTTAAATTTCACCTGTGAAATTCCACTTTACCATGCAAATAAAGTACAAACTCCAAAAAGCCTGGCTCTTAAATAAGTAGTTAAGAGCCAGGCTTTTTTCATACATAAAAATAAAAAGTTAAGATGAAAGGCGTTCTTTTTGTTTTTCGTACACGGAAGTGGATTCATTCCACGTATAACGACCGTCTTGCAATTGAATGGTCGCGCTGAATGGACAGTCCACTGACGTTTCTGCGTCATCTAAACTGCTTTCAAGTAAACTTTTTTTAAATCGCAGCAAGTCTTCTTTTGATGCAATTCGAAAAACCATTTCTAACGTAAGTTCATCGTCCATTGCATTGTGTAATTGACTGATGCTTTTGCGGAATTCTTTATTATATTGAAGCATAATTTTAATGTCTGCTACGCAAGCAACACCAAACACATCTTTCACAACAGATTCAACCGTTAACTGCGTTGTCGAAGCATACGTTGAAATATCACGCTGAGGATTTTCTAAATAATAAATCGTTTCTACAGGATGTCTCGTGATAAGCACCTCTTTCTTACTACTTATTATACATGAAAAAAGAGCGAAACGGGAAAAAGAATTTTAGGAAAGGGTTACATAAAGAATAAAAAAGCCCTCTTATTACATAAGAGGGAAAGAAATGCGGTAGCAATTAATAAAAATCTTTTTTGGAAAAACGCGACGAGATTTTTGCGACTG encodes:
- a CDS encoding FUSC family protein yields the protein MFIFSYWFSRLVAADPGRKRLKTASKATISVITAVVIMLIVLKAAGSPQITAAILSGVIGLMGILVVNDETTKAKKVTTGLVALSSAVSLGIGSFLSRYGQAENIFLVLLVFLSFYLQKYGIRYFSLSMVAFMSFYFASILHVTFSQLPWLLAGVVVGACCAFIYNFVIFKDRPANVLRSSMKSFHIQVNLVLDLIIELIQKKQIEPAQIKQYNRNIKKLAEYARVASEELGNTDPHDIWPGVTAEQMRLYVFDTVMLLQTYSPAIRKLSELKAFNHFDIQQLLLKLVESIREAEVLNENPTHSLTDAAQHLQELRQKLSELEPQDKRYKDWLYLIRRIETISNHVIDEAYELQQAIVKQEKQPQKEAEEKEDEEDNDEEKGLKPSTKKSIQAVITAVATLVFGSFLSPSHQYWALLAGYLVLLGTETIGSTFVKAVQRSVGTLLGAAVGFVVASFVSPGILEVTLLFICVFMAFYFFPITYSFMSFWITMMLAFMYDILLGGISESLLLARVLDTVVGVGIGLAVSALVFPKRTRDKITDTSVEYVAALKEFVQIYLHRFTNQYAFANLADKGMELEKKLKQLHVDSDPIIKGFVGRSRLQQFLTVFTAINYYAKHLVASSTRNEAFYKEVEFHGVVKEVEEKVASNFTQLEKALRGERGTYVYTLEDVRQKIEQSLDYFDTSVQSRNLQHLQLLHNIYYVWKINQSVVHLAKELGAEEISSED
- a CDS encoding general stress protein, coding for MVNVKVVENGVQAKDTIEQFLREGFTKDEVYLLAHHQDRSEDLTAATNTNNIGLSEQGVFDAIANVFRSRGDELRAKMRSLGLSQPEAERYEEELDHGKVIVVASKVA
- a CDS encoding DUF3231 family protein, which codes for MINVIETLIDFIKNSSTDDTPPRPHIGETMGCWLYFTALAEEIPALETCLNTTSNSELLKLTQDSKTLAESQIDTLKKLMIKEGIPLPEIPATKPKSDPNSIPLGAKATDSEIANLISVKIASNIVMCSTNMGQSIRTDIGLMWLKFHTEKVILGSKVKILMQQKGWLKIPPYYYPPGTPHN